The stretch of DNA GAGGTGCACTGGCAACTTTTGGCCCTATTCTGCAGCCCATATAGAGGAAACCCTGACGACGCTCTCCTCGCACTCAAAGTACCCGCAGCGGCGATCGCTTCATCGTCCATTCAGGTTCTTGTGATACACCTTGCCGAGAGACCTGTTACCTGCCGAGCCTGAGCATCCACAGGAAAGATGCTCGGTGCCTGATCAGTAGCCGGTTTCAGCGTGAGTCGAGAGCCAATCCTCCGGGAAGATGAATAGCGGGGTGTGAGATGCGGACGTTGCTTGTGGGAAGCGTGCTATTGCTGGTGATTGCGGTCGCCATTGAATCGGTCTGGCCACAGACGGGTGATCGCCCTCCGGAAAATGGGCCGCGAGAAAATGGCCCTCCCCAAAATGCCCCAGGTGGCGGCTTTCCACCCTTTGGCCCTCCCGGTGGATTCCCTGGGTTTGGCGGGCCACCGGGCTTCGGCGGCCCCCCCGGTGGTGGAAAGGAACGCAAGCTGCTCTCGAAATTCGATGCTGACAAAGACGGCAAACTGAATCTCGAAGAGCGACAACTGGCTCGAAAAGAATCCACTCAGGGAGGTGCTGGCTTCGGCGGACCTAGAGGGCCTCGCGGCGGTATGGGTGGCATGGGAACCAATCGTACTCAACAAGCAGGGAAGAAAATCCTGCCCGAGAATGTGACTTCAGCCGGTGAGGCTGATCTTTACGATCCGTCGATCGTCCGGACAATTTTCTTGAACTTTGAAAGCAAAGACTGGGAACGAGAACTGTCCGACTTTCACAATACAGATGTCGAAGTTCCCGCCATAATGCAGGTTGATGGCAAAGACTATCCCGATGTCGGCGTCAGCTTCCGCGGCATGTCATCCTACGATATGGTGCCAGCTGGCTTTAAGCGGTCATTCAATGTTTCCATCGATGCCTTTAACGACCAGCAAAAGCTCGGCGGCTACAAAACGCTGAATTTACTTAACTGCAATGGTGACACTTCATTTTTGAGAGGTTTTGTCTACTCTCAGATCGCCACGGAGATGATCCCCGTCCCTCGCGTGAACTTTGTTCGTGTCGTTGTGAATCACGAAGACTGGGGTGTATTCGCCAACGTTGAGCAATTCAACAAAGACTACATCAAAAGGCACTTTGAGAGTAGCAATGGCTATCGGTGGAAGGTTCCAGGAAGTCCTATGGGACGCGGTGGTCTGGAATATTTAGGGGATGATACCAATGCCTACAAGCGAATTTACGAGATCAAAAGTAAAGACACTCCTGAGGCCTGGGAGCGATTGATCTCTTTGTGCCGTATTCTGAATGAGACACCTGCGGAGCAGCTGGTCGAAAAACTGGAGCCAGTACTCGATATTGATGAGACACTGAAATTTCTGGCGCTTGATGTCGCGCTCTGTAATAGTGATGGCTATTGGACTCGCGCGAGTGATTACAGTCTCTACTGCACCCCTGAAGGGAAATTTACACTGGTTCCGCACGACTTCAATGAGATCTTTCAATCGGGTGGCCCCGGCGGCCCGCCAGGTGGCGGACCGCCGGGTGGATTTGGGCCCCCACCATTTGGTTTTCCTCCATTTGGTCCACCATCCGAAGTCCAACCCCCATTCGGGCCGCCGGGTGGTGCACCCAATGGATTCGGGCCACCTCCCAATGGAAATAGCACTCCTCCTGAGGGACGAGTTGCCGGTAATCCCAATGGCCCTCCTCAAGGGCCGGGTGGCGGGCAAAATCCGCGGGGTGGCCCAAGACGTGGCCCCGGGGGCGGTGGTCCCGGTGGCGGTGGGCCAGGTCATGGTGGACCGACACTCGATCCACTGGTCGGGCTCAACGATTCGACAAAGCCGCTGCGCAGTAAACTCCTTGCTGTTCCAGAACTCAAGGCTCGCTATCTGAAGTATGTCGGACAGATTGCCGATCAGTACCTGGCAGCCGAATTCCTCAAGCCTCGGATGCAGCAGGAGTTTGAACTGATTTCACCACTGGTGGCTCAGGATCAGAAGAAGCTCTTCACCACAGCTGACTTTGTGCGCGAATCCAAGTTTATTGTGGTGCAGAATTCCTCAGAGAATGCTCGCTCGACGCTGTGGGATCAGATGCAGAAACGACGGGAATTTCTGCTCAAACATGCGGAAGTGCGAGCCGCCCTTGGCAAACAGGAAGCCGAGGGGCGAACATCGGCCATCAAAAATCAGCGACACCAGAACCGACAACAGGCTCCCTTGTCGTCAGCTCGCTAAATGCCCGTGGCAGTCTATGGGAATGGAGTGTGATCAGCATCTACTCTCACTTCTCGAATTGCTTGCCTATGTAGCACCTTGCCACCGATTAATAGCAAAGGACGCCCTATGTATCTTGCGATGAACCCGAGTAACGATACTGACTGCGACGCCGTATCGATACCTGGGGAAAGATTACTGCCACCGCATGATTTCCAGCAGAAACTCAAGTTTTCGTTTCGTGAATTGACACAAAAACTGTTAACCTCTCCCATCTCAGAAACGAAGTATCTCATTTCAAGATCGGTCGCTGATCTTGTTTCTGGATGGGCACAAGTTTATATGCAGCCCGACCAGCATGCTGATCCTGCATTAGGAGATGGCTACTGGGTGCGTACTTTATATCTCGATACGCCGGGGGCTGACATTTATCACCGCCGAGGGGTTGGTCGCAGCAGGAAATTTCGCGTTCGCGGGTATGGCAGTTCTCCTGAACTCTGGCTGGAAATGAAGTGGAAGCGGAGAGAAAAAGTCCGCAAGCGTCGTACCGTGATTCATCAGGATCGGCTTCCGCTGATCATGGCAAATTCATCTCAGGAACATGAGTGGTTTTCCAATCGAGTTCATCGCTACCAGCTACAACCCGCCTGCCAGATCACATATCGACGTCAGGCTTATCTATGTCGGACATCACATGGGGTCTATCGACTCACGCTTGATCGCGAGGCATTTTCA from Planctopirus ephydatiae encodes:
- a CDS encoding CotH kinase family protein; this encodes MRTLLVGSVLLLVIAVAIESVWPQTGDRPPENGPRENGPPQNAPGGGFPPFGPPGGFPGFGGPPGFGGPPGGGKERKLLSKFDADKDGKLNLEERQLARKESTQGGAGFGGPRGPRGGMGGMGTNRTQQAGKKILPENVTSAGEADLYDPSIVRTIFLNFESKDWERELSDFHNTDVEVPAIMQVDGKDYPDVGVSFRGMSSYDMVPAGFKRSFNVSIDAFNDQQKLGGYKTLNLLNCNGDTSFLRGFVYSQIATEMIPVPRVNFVRVVVNHEDWGVFANVEQFNKDYIKRHFESSNGYRWKVPGSPMGRGGLEYLGDDTNAYKRIYEIKSKDTPEAWERLISLCRILNETPAEQLVEKLEPVLDIDETLKFLALDVALCNSDGYWTRASDYSLYCTPEGKFTLVPHDFNEIFQSGGPGGPPGGGPPGGFGPPPFGFPPFGPPSEVQPPFGPPGGAPNGFGPPPNGNSTPPEGRVAGNPNGPPQGPGGGQNPRGGPRRGPGGGGPGGGGPGHGGPTLDPLVGLNDSTKPLRSKLLAVPELKARYLKYVGQIADQYLAAEFLKPRMQQEFELISPLVAQDQKKLFTTADFVRESKFIVVQNSSENARSTLWDQMQKRREFLLKHAEVRAALGKQEAEGRTSAIKNQRHQNRQQAPLSSAR
- a CDS encoding polyphosphate polymerase domain-containing protein, which produces MYLAMNPSNDTDCDAVSIPGERLLPPHDFQQKLKFSFRELTQKLLTSPISETKYLISRSVADLVSGWAQVYMQPDQHADPALGDGYWVRTLYLDTPGADIYHRRGVGRSRKFRVRGYGSSPELWLEMKWKRREKVRKRRTVIHQDRLPLIMANSSQEHEWFSNRVHRYQLQPACQITYRRQAYLCRTSHGVYRLTLDREAFSQPHDGWRVPLETGNCRILNAENAILELKYQGDFPIFFRSLVELIPQVPCSYSKYRRAISTLMDQSMGDSACPTG